DNA sequence from the Streptomyces sp. CA-210063 genome:
GCCAGGAACCAGTGGTACGTCGCCGCCTACGCCGAAGAGGTCGGGCGGGATCTTCTCGGCCGGACGATCCTGGGCGAGCCGCTCGTCTTCTACCGGACGGAGGAGGAGGGGACGCCCATCGCGCTGCACGACCGGTGTGTGCACCGCCGGTACCCGCTGTCGGAGAGCGGACTCGACGGGGACCGGATCGTGTGCGGGTACCACGGCTTCACGTACGACACGACGGGCGCGTGTGTGTACGTGCCCGGACAGAAGCGGATCCCGCGGACGGCGCGGGTCGCCTCGTACCCGGTGGTCGAGCAGGACTCGCTGATCTGGGTCTGGATAGGCGACCCGGCGCTCGCCGACCCGCAGAGCATCCCGCGCGCCAAGCACCTGGCCGCCCCCGGCTGGGTCACCGTGCGCGGCATGGAGCCGATCGACGCCGACTACGGGCTCCTCGTCGACAACCTGCTCGACCTGTCGCACGAGACGTATCTGCACGGCGGCTACATCGGCACCCCCGAGGTCGCCGAGACGCCGATCACCACCGAGGTGGACGAGGGCGCGGGCATCGTACGGGTGAGCCGGCACATGGACGACGCCGAGTGCCCGCCGTTCTACGCCCGGTCGACCGGCATCGACGGGCGGATCACGCGCTGGCAGGACATCGAGTACTTCGCCCCGTGCCTGTATCTGCTGCACAGCCGGATCGCCC
Encoded proteins:
- a CDS encoding aromatic ring-hydroxylating dioxygenase subunit alpha, coding for MPHMTTFARNQWYVAAYAEEVGRDLLGRTILGEPLVFYRTEEEGTPIALHDRCVHRRYPLSESGLDGDRIVCGYHGFTYDTTGACVYVPGQKRIPRTARVASYPVVEQDSLIWVWIGDPALADPQSIPRAKHLAAPGWVTVRGMEPIDADYGLLVDNLLDLSHETYLHGGYIGTPEVAETPITTEVDEGAGIVRVSRHMDDAECPPFYARSTGIDGRITRWQDIEYFAPCLYLLHSRIAPVGVLPEADGSDPNGFHTEITYAITPSSDGKVYDFWMVSRDWATEDDEVTEFLKGNNHTVVMQDVNALNLLQETLGTERTGYQELSINIDTGGLAARRILARLVEQGEKPVEKVQ